From the genome of Candidatus Dormiibacterota bacterium, one region includes:
- a CDS encoding GAF domain-containing protein: MISGKDRDELLESALALSSDLSLPVVLQRIVELAVKLTRARYGALGVLGPDSRIKDFITTGITPEERRAIGPLPVGKGILGVLIREAVPLRLPRIADDPRSVGFPPNHPPMSSFLGAPVKARGTVFGNIYLTEKQGGSEFDAEDEAALLVLATQAGVAIENANLYEETRRRERWMAAVQEISTAILAGKELDVVLQMVARHARELVGASTTTIVARELNQQDAGFVVKIAVGARAQQLRGQPVPLEGSVSGDVMRNGQTTVLADASRDPRAYQPVIALGRMGPMIVVPLIVQGKAFGTLAVANSLGGLAFDDEDVRLVETFANQASVALEYARVQGELRRLAVFDERERIARELHDGVIQSLFAVGMGLQATASRSGNPEVEARVESAVGEIDRAIRDLRNYIFGLRPGLLADRQLEQALQDLARDFEQKTGVTTVVDIDASLAAELAARAADLVQLTREALSNVGRHAGAATCRVSLHREDGGAVLQIDDDGRGFDPAAPPSGQGMRNIRERVQAIGGQLAIQSVAGEGTNLRITLAS; encoded by the coding sequence ATGATCTCAGGGAAGGACAGGGACGAGCTTCTCGAGTCGGCTCTGGCCCTATCCTCGGATCTGTCGCTCCCGGTGGTGCTGCAGCGGATCGTGGAGCTGGCGGTGAAGCTAACGCGGGCCCGATACGGCGCGCTTGGTGTGCTCGGCCCTGACAGCCGGATCAAAGACTTCATCACCACGGGCATCACGCCAGAGGAACGCCGCGCCATCGGCCCCCTCCCGGTGGGCAAAGGGATCCTAGGCGTCCTGATTCGTGAGGCCGTGCCCCTTCGGCTCCCGCGAATTGCCGACGACCCCCGCTCCGTGGGCTTCCCTCCGAATCATCCGCCGATGTCCTCCTTCCTGGGCGCTCCCGTAAAGGCTCGCGGGACGGTGTTCGGGAACATCTACCTCACCGAGAAGCAGGGCGGTTCCGAATTCGATGCCGAGGACGAGGCCGCCCTGCTGGTGCTGGCAACGCAGGCGGGCGTGGCGATCGAGAACGCGAACCTGTACGAGGAAACCCGCCGCCGGGAGCGCTGGATGGCAGCGGTCCAAGAGATCAGCACCGCCATCCTGGCGGGGAAGGAGCTCGACGTCGTCCTGCAGATGGTGGCGCGGCATGCGCGGGAACTGGTGGGCGCCAGCACGACGACCATCGTTGCCCGGGAACTCAACCAACAGGACGCCGGATTCGTGGTGAAGATCGCGGTCGGCGCGCGCGCTCAGCAGTTGCGCGGCCAGCCGGTGCCGCTGGAGGGCTCCGTGTCTGGCGACGTGATGCGTAACGGGCAGACGACCGTCCTGGCCGACGCCTCGCGCGATCCACGGGCGTACCAGCCGGTGATCGCCCTCGGCCGGATGGGGCCCATGATCGTGGTGCCGCTGATCGTGCAGGGGAAGGCATTCGGGACCCTGGCGGTCGCGAATTCGCTTGGCGGCCTCGCCTTCGATGACGAGGACGTCCGGCTCGTCGAGACCTTTGCCAACCAGGCGTCGGTCGCCCTTGAGTACGCGCGGGTGCAGGGCGAGCTGCGGCGCCTGGCCGTCTTCGACGAGCGGGAGCGGATTGCTCGCGAGCTCCACGACGGCGTCATCCAGTCGCTCTTCGCGGTCGGGATGGGGTTGCAGGCGACCGCCAGCCGGAGTGGAAACCCCGAAGTCGAAGCGCGTGTCGAGTCCGCGGTGGGCGAGATCGATCGGGCGATCCGAGATCTGCGTAACTACATCTTCGGCTTACGGCCGGGCTTGCTCGCGGACCGTCAGCTGGAGCAAGCCCTCCAGGACCTGGCGCGCGACTTCGAGCAGAAGACTGGGGTGACGACGGTCGTGGACATCGACGCGTCGCTCGCCGCCGAGCTGGCCGCCCGAGCGGCGGACCTGGTCCAGCTCACTCGCGAGGCGCTCTCTAACGTGGGACGGCACGCTGGGGCAGCCACCTGTCGGGTCAGCCTGCACCGTGAGGACGGGGGGGCGGTGTTGCAGATCGACGACGATGGTCGGGGCTTTGATCCCGCGGCCCCCCCGAGCGGCCAGGGCATGCGCAACATCCGTGAGCGGGTCCAGGCCATTGGCGGGCAACTCGCCATCCAGAGCGTGGCCGGAGAGGGAACCAACCTCCGGATCACCCTCGCCAGCTGA
- a CDS encoding universal stress protein — protein MNQTSAGKSRLYERIVLAVDAASHQAAAAAIQLARGSDAGVLVLHVPEGGDAPTNMHRCQEFVDGVVWELKQAGVHARGEVRGTNPAAEILRCAVEEKADLIVMASRGLSDLEGLLLGSATHKVLQLAKIPVLVVR, from the coding sequence ATGAATCAGACGAGTGCTGGGAAGTCGAGGCTCTACGAGCGCATCGTGCTGGCGGTGGATGCCGCTTCGCACCAGGCCGCGGCCGCGGCCATCCAGCTCGCACGCGGCTCGGATGCCGGGGTTCTGGTCCTGCACGTTCCTGAGGGTGGAGACGCGCCGACAAACATGCACCGCTGTCAGGAATTCGTCGATGGAGTCGTCTGGGAGCTCAAGCAAGCCGGCGTGCATGCCCGCGGTGAGGTGCGAGGGACGAATCCCGCGGCGGAGATCCTTCGCTGCGCCGTGGAAGAGAAAGCCGATCTGATCGTCATGGCCTCGCGGGGCCTGTCCGATCTGGAAGGCCTCCTCCTCGGCAGCGCGACGCATAAGGTGCTACAGCTGGCGAAGATCCCGGTGCTGGTCGTGCGCTGA
- a CDS encoding CBS domain-containing protein, with product MKVETIFRPGVVSAHVDENLKSAATRMRAEDISALAVVEAGSLVGILTERDLVQAIADGADPEVTPVASYASFRPAAAEPDEDIRDVAARMLELGVRHLPVVRGTDILGMISARDLLAHETWRPRS from the coding sequence ATGAAGGTCGAAACCATCTTCAGGCCCGGAGTGGTCAGCGCCCACGTCGACGAGAATTTGAAGAGCGCCGCGACGCGGATGCGCGCGGAGGACATCAGCGCCCTTGCCGTGGTGGAAGCTGGTTCGCTGGTTGGCATCCTGACCGAGCGTGACCTAGTGCAGGCGATCGCAGACGGCGCCGACCCCGAAGTCACCCCGGTAGCCTCCTACGCCAGCTTTCGGCCGGCTGCGGCGGAGCCCGACGAGGATATCCGGGACGTGGCCGCCCGGATGCTAGAGCTTGGAGTTCGTCACCTGCCCGTCGTGAGGGGAACCGACATCCTGGGCATGATCTCGGCGCGTGACCTCCTCGCCCACGAAACCTGGCGGCCGCGGTCGTGA
- a CDS encoding response regulator transcription factor produces the protein MSTMPLRVVLVDDHEVVRNGIKSLLEAESDITVAGEAATVKDAIARVEWARPDVVIMDIRLPDGSGIEATREIRAKLPKTQVLMLTTYADDDALFASIMAGAAGYVLKQIHGPDLVRAIRTVGRGESLLDPAVTKGVLDRLRKGKHLLKDERLARLSGQEERILALIADGKTNGEIGEQLHLAEKTVKNYVTSILSKLEVARRAEAAAYLARHTKDPGT, from the coding sequence ATGAGCACCATGCCCTTACGAGTGGTCCTGGTCGACGACCACGAGGTCGTGCGGAACGGCATCAAGTCGCTGCTGGAGGCGGAATCAGACATCACGGTCGCGGGGGAGGCCGCCACAGTCAAGGACGCCATCGCCCGAGTGGAGTGGGCTCGGCCGGACGTCGTCATCATGGATATCCGGCTGCCGGATGGCAGCGGCATCGAGGCTACCCGCGAGATCCGCGCGAAACTGCCGAAGACGCAGGTGCTAATGCTAACCACTTATGCCGACGACGATGCCCTGTTCGCCTCGATCATGGCCGGGGCCGCCGGGTATGTGCTCAAGCAGATCCATGGGCCAGACCTGGTCCGCGCCATCCGTACCGTGGGCCGCGGGGAGAGCCTGCTCGACCCGGCCGTCACCAAGGGCGTCCTGGATCGGCTGCGAAAGGGCAAGCACCTGCTCAAGGACGAACGCCTCGCCCGCCTGTCAGGCCAGGAGGAACGGATCCTTGCGCTGATCGCCGACGGCAAGACCAACGGCGAGATCGGAGAGCAGCTGCACCTCGCCGAGAAGACGGTGAAAAACTACGTGACCAGCATTCTGTCGAAGCTCGAGGTCGCCCGTCGCGCCGAGGCGGCCGCCTACCTCGCCCGTCATACCAAGGATCCCGGCACCTGA
- the mgtA gene encoding magnesium-translocating P-type ATPase — protein MQLTQMHIPGSSPSTDVEAWRGMDLAGSGASTSEAVLAALGTSPEGLSDAEAARRLKEIGPNAIESHGVRPVVVFLRQLQNPLLILLGVATATAFFFGERTDALIISVILALSIGLGFFNEYRSERALAALHARIRHQAMAVRGGKLTQVDVTQLVPGDVVLLDVGDVVAADLRLLEVHALECDEAVLTGESMTAAKTAQKVAPGASSLKLPSCAFMGTVVRAGTGRAVVVRTGATTTFGRIATQLARRPAETAFQLGLRDFSLLLVRVTAVLTISIFVLNALLGRSLLEAALFSLAVAVGLTPQLLPAIVTISLSLGARRLAARSVLVKRLVSIEDLGNIEVLFTDKTGTLTEGRITFEAAVDLHGQPSTEALTLGLVCNSAAVEDGRPVGGNPLDRALWEGAGDLAPAALAFRRLAEAPFDYDRKLMSVLVEDKDGYRRVVTKGAPEAVLARCALVPEATRETLDRQFAAGFRVVAVASKQADGLTELHPEDERDLSLDGMLTFIDPLKPDAGRSLGRLARLGVTVKIVTGDNDRVARKACTDLGIPVSGVLTGAQLDALPDSSLQAALPQTTIFARVTPEQKSRIIRLQRASGTDVGFLGDGVNDAVALHDADVGISVESATDVAKDAADIVLLEKDLDILADGVAEGRRIFSNTIKYVLMGTSSNFGNMFSAAGASLVLPFLPMTPTQILLNNLLYDVSEMTIPTDRVDEELLQRPAHWDMAFIRRFMLFFGPISSVFDFLTFGVMLWVFHATHSLFQTGWFVESLATQTLVIFIIRTRRVPFLRSAPSTPLLVTSLASVAVGALVPFSPLASLFGFTRLPAGFFGILVAMIVTYLLLAELGKTLFFRPERGVRPLAHEIPPHHRWLLRRGTRWSVRHRDPSSRRPQSTAAPAERA, from the coding sequence ATGCAGCTGACCCAGATGCACATACCTGGTTCGTCGCCGTCGACAGACGTGGAAGCCTGGCGGGGAATGGACCTTGCCGGGTCTGGTGCCTCGACCAGTGAGGCCGTCCTCGCCGCCCTCGGCACATCCCCTGAGGGGCTCAGCGACGCTGAGGCGGCCCGCCGGCTCAAAGAAATCGGCCCGAACGCGATCGAGAGCCATGGCGTGCGTCCGGTGGTGGTGTTCCTGCGCCAGTTGCAGAACCCGCTGCTGATTCTGCTGGGAGTGGCCACTGCCACCGCCTTCTTCTTTGGCGAGCGCACGGATGCGTTGATCATCAGCGTGATCCTCGCGCTCAGTATCGGGCTTGGCTTCTTCAACGAATATCGTTCAGAGCGGGCGCTCGCCGCCCTCCATGCGCGGATCCGGCACCAGGCAATGGCCGTGCGCGGCGGCAAGCTGACCCAGGTGGACGTGACCCAGCTTGTGCCGGGTGATGTCGTCCTGCTCGATGTTGGCGACGTGGTTGCCGCCGACCTGCGCCTGCTCGAGGTCCACGCGCTGGAGTGCGATGAGGCTGTCCTGACCGGGGAGTCGATGACGGCAGCAAAGACAGCCCAGAAGGTGGCGCCGGGAGCCTCCTCGCTGAAACTGCCCTCCTGCGCCTTTATGGGAACGGTGGTCCGCGCGGGGACCGGCCGCGCCGTGGTGGTGCGCACGGGCGCGACGACGACCTTCGGCCGGATCGCAACCCAGCTCGCCCGGCGTCCCGCGGAGACCGCGTTCCAGCTCGGGCTGCGCGACTTCTCGCTCCTCCTGGTGCGGGTCACCGCTGTCCTGACCATCTCGATCTTCGTCCTGAATGCCCTTCTGGGCCGGTCCCTGTTAGAGGCGGCGCTCTTCTCGCTGGCGGTCGCGGTCGGGCTCACGCCCCAGTTGCTTCCCGCCATCGTGACGATCAGCCTCTCCCTCGGCGCCCGGCGCCTGGCGGCGCGATCCGTCCTGGTCAAGCGCCTGGTCAGCATCGAGGACCTTGGCAACATCGAGGTGCTCTTCACCGACAAGACGGGCACGTTGACCGAGGGGCGCATTACCTTTGAGGCCGCGGTGGATCTGCACGGCCAGCCCTCTACCGAGGCGCTGACCCTGGGGTTGGTCTGTAACTCCGCCGCCGTCGAGGATGGCCGGCCAGTGGGAGGCAACCCGCTGGACCGGGCGCTCTGGGAAGGCGCGGGAGACCTCGCACCCGCGGCACTGGCCTTCCGGCGTCTGGCCGAAGCGCCCTTCGACTACGACCGCAAGCTGATGTCGGTGCTGGTCGAGGACAAGGATGGGTACCGGCGCGTGGTCACCAAGGGCGCGCCGGAGGCTGTCTTGGCCCGTTGCGCTTTAGTCCCCGAGGCCACCCGTGAGACCCTCGACAGGCAGTTTGCGGCTGGCTTCCGAGTGGTGGCCGTGGCCAGCAAGCAGGCCGATGGGCTCACGGAGCTCCATCCGGAGGACGAACGGGACCTGAGCCTGGACGGCATGCTCACCTTCATCGACCCGCTCAAGCCGGATGCGGGGCGTTCCCTCGGCCGGCTCGCCCGGCTTGGTGTCACGGTCAAGATCGTGACCGGCGACAACGACCGAGTGGCCCGCAAGGCCTGCACCGACCTCGGCATTCCGGTGTCAGGGGTCCTGACCGGTGCCCAGCTTGACGCGCTGCCAGACTCCAGCCTCCAGGCGGCGCTCCCCCAGACCACGATCTTTGCCCGCGTCACGCCCGAACAGAAGTCGCGGATCATCCGGCTGCAGCGCGCCAGCGGCACGGATGTCGGCTTCCTCGGCGACGGCGTCAACGACGCCGTCGCCCTGCACGATGCCGACGTGGGGATCTCGGTCGAGTCGGCGACCGATGTCGCCAAGGACGCCGCTGACATCGTGCTCCTGGAAAAGGACCTCGACATCCTGGCGGATGGCGTTGCAGAGGGGCGGAGGATCTTCTCGAACACGATCAAGTACGTGCTGATGGGCACTTCGTCCAACTTCGGCAATATGTTCAGCGCGGCCGGTGCCTCCCTGGTGCTGCCGTTTCTGCCGATGACGCCGACCCAGATTCTGCTCAACAACCTTCTTTATGACGTAAGCGAGATGACCATTCCGACCGATCGGGTGGATGAGGAGCTTCTGCAGCGACCCGCCCACTGGGACATGGCGTTCATCCGCCGCTTCATGCTCTTCTTCGGACCGATCAGCTCCGTCTTCGACTTTCTGACCTTCGGCGTGATGCTCTGGGTCTTCCATGCCACCCATAGCCTGTTCCAGACTGGATGGTTCGTAGAATCGTTGGCCACCCAGACGCTAGTGATCTTCATCATCCGGACACGCCGGGTACCCTTCCTGCGCAGTGCCCCCAGCACGCCGCTGCTTGTCACCAGCCTCGCTAGTGTGGCGGTCGGCGCCCTCGTGCCGTTCAGTCCGCTGGCTTCGCTGTTTGGGTTTACGAGGTTGCCGGCCGGGTTTTTCGGGATCCTGGTTGCCATGATCGTCACCTATCTGCTGCTCGCGGAGCTCGGCAAGACCCTGTTCTTCCGTCCGGAGCGCGGCGTCCGTCCTCTGGCTCATGAAATCCCGCCGCACCACCGGTGGCTACTCAGGCGAGGGACCCGGTGGAGCGTCCGTCATCGGGATCCATCGAGCCGCCGGCCTCAGTCAACGGCGGCTCCAGCCGAACGGGCTTAG
- a CDS encoding transposase, with protein sequence MLLSNQEDSMGRRGYPGEFRQRVLDLVAAGRRVADIARDLGISDQTVYGWRRQERIDQGLEAGLTSGERAELVAARRHIRELEAELAIHRKAAELLKGTTSPKAGSRPSK encoded by the coding sequence ATGCTGCTGTCCAACCAGGAGGACAGCATGGGACGCAGGGGCTACCCGGGGGAGTTTCGCCAAAGGGTTCTTGACTTGGTCGCTGCCGGCCGAAGGGTCGCTGATATCGCCCGCGACCTCGGCATCAGCGATCAGACGGTGTATGGCTGGCGCCGCCAGGAGCGCATCGACCAGGGGCTCGAGGCTGGACTGACGTCGGGGGAGCGGGCCGAGCTGGTGGCCGCCCGCCGGCACATCCGAGAGCTGGAAGCCGAGCTTGCCATCCACCGCAAAGCGGCGGAGCTACTCAAAGGGACCACAAGCCCAAAAGCCGGTTCGCGGCCGTCGAAGTGA